From the Nitrospira sp. genome, the window TGTCTTTTGTGCTGATGGCCATCGTCATGGCCGCGGTCGCGCTGTATTACCGCCATGCCGCCCGGACTGCCGGACCGTTGGAGGGACGATGAGGCGAGGATCGATCGGCTTGAGTCTCGTGAGCGGTCTGGCGATGCTGTTTCTCTACGGCCCCATTCTCGTGCTCGTGCTCTATTCGTTCAATGCCGCCCACCTGTCGATGGCCTGGCGGGGGACGACCCTCAAGTGGTATGCCGCCCTCTGGCATGACGAGGCGCTGCTGGCTGCGACCGCAAACAGCCTGCTCATTGCCGTGGTTTCGACCATCGGCGCGACTTTGCTGGGCGGGCTGATGGCACTCGGCATGGAGCGTATGCCGCTTCGCCGACAGCAGCTCATCGAAGGCGGGCTGGTGCTGCCGCTCGTCATTCCTGAGGTCATGATGGGCGTGGCGCTGATGCTGTTGTTCGTGATGTTCAAGATGCCGCTCGGTCTCACCACGGTCATGCTCGGACACATCGTGTTCAATATCCCGCTGGTGACCATTATGATCCGCACGCGGTTGCGAAAACTGGATCCGGCGTTGCGCGAGGCGGCGGCTGATCTGGGCGCGGACTCCTGGCAGGTCTTCCGGCATGTCACGTTGCCGCTCTTACGTCCGGCGATCTGGGGCGCGGTGCTGGTGGCGTTTACGGTCTCGCTCGATGATTTTCTGGTGACGTTCTTCACGGCCGGTCCCGGCGCGACGACGCTGCCGTTGAAGGTGTATTCGATGATCAAGTCCGGCGTCACGCCGGAGATCAATGCGCTCTCCGCGCTGTTGCTGGTCATGTCCATGGCCTGCGTCGCCCTCTCCCTTCATCTTCAACGCCGCGAGGTCTGAGTGGGGACTTTTCTCCGACGAATGAGCCTTTGGGGGCTGTGTCTGCTCTGGCTGGCAGGGGCGCTCTCTTCCTGCGGCCAAAGCGCGGGCAGTGATTCTGCCCAGTCCGGACCGGTCCTGCATTACTTCACCTGGTCCGACTATGTGGGGCCGGAGCTTATTCAGGAATTCGAACGGCGCGAGGGAGTGAAGGTGGTGATCGATACCTTCAGCAGCAATGAAGAGTTGTTGGCCAAACTCCAGAGCGGGGCCACGGGGTATGACGTGGCGGTACCCTCGGATTTCATGGTGGCCATCATGATCCAGCAAGGGCTGCTGAGTGAATTGGACCCGCAGGCGCTGCCCAACGCGTCGTTCTTGGAACCGCATTTACAAGCCCTGCCCTTCGATCCGGAGCGGCGGTACTCGATCCCGTATCTGTGGGGCAGCGTGGGGATCGGGTACGATTCTGCGGTGATCCCGACGCCGCCGGACAGTTGGGCAATCCTCTGGGACGAGCGGTACAAAGGCCGCATCAGCATGTTGAACGACCAGCGGGAGGTGTTCGGCGCGGTGTTGCGTTCCATGGGGCAATCGATGAACAGCACGGATCCGCAGGTGATCGAGGCGGCGAAGGAGCGGTTGCTGCAACAGAAACCCTTGGTGAAGACCTATACGAGCGACCATTACGATCAGTTGTTGGCTTCAGGGGAGGTGGTCTTAGCGCATGCCTGGGGTGGACCAGTGGCGAGGGCCATGGTCGAGCGGCCGTCCATTCGGTATGTCGTCCCGAAGGAAGGGGCCACCTTGTGGGCCGACTGTCTGGTGGTGCTCCGGACGGCGCCGCAGAAACAGTTAGCCATGCGGTTTATCAACTATTTAATGGAGCCTCACGTCGCGGCGCGCACGTCGGAGCGGCTGCATTTTGCTTCTGCTTCCCGGTCGGCCCGGGAATTGGTGAACGCCTCGACGAGGGACAATCCCGCAGTGTATCCGCCGTTCGATCAACTTGATCGGTTGGAGTGGATGAAGGATGTCGGCAGGGGCATCCGTCTCTATGATCGGGCCTGGACGGAACTGAAAATGCAATGACCGAATATCGCGGGTCTTGTTTCAAAAACACTGCAGAATCAGTATAATGCGCGCGCTGTCCTCGATGGTTCGATACTCCTGCACAATGCGTGACGACATGCTCCACTTTAGAGATCGCCGGCGGGTAGGCCCGTGCCTATCGGCCCTGGTCCTTCGTGCCTGGCTGGCGGTCGGCCTGCTGGTTTTCTTCGCAATCGGGGGGGGGCTTGCGCAGGCGGCTGAATCAACCTCACCTCCGCCGCTCCCGTTTTCTCCGCCGGTGGTCCGTCTGAACTTGTCCGAGGCGATGGCTCTCTTTCTGAGGCAGAACCTGGATTTGCTGATCGCCAAGTACGGGATCGAGTCCAGCAAGGGGCAGCAGATTACGGCACGGCTCTTTCCGAATCCGGTGGCGCAGTTGGGAAACGTGGCCTCGTTTACGCAGGGCAATACGCTGGCCAAAACCGGCGCGCTCACCATGCAGGTACAGCAATTGTTTGAATTGGCCGGCAAGCGTGGCTACCGCATCGAAAGCGCCGGCTTCGGGGTGCAGTCGGCGGAAGCGGATTTTGAAGATGCCGTTCGGCAGTTGGGGTTCACGATCAAGGACGCCTACTATCGAGTGCTGGTGGCGCAGCGCCGGTTGTCTCTGGCTGAAGAAAATCGGGACCGGTTTGCGCGTATTTTAGACGTCAACACGATCCGGTTTAAGAAAGGGTATATCGCGGAAGTCGATCTGATTCGTATTCGTCTGCAGGTGGTCGATTTTCAAGCACAGGTGATCGAGGCGATTCAGGAAGGCGAGTCCGCCCGAGCCGATCTCCGGCAACTGCTGCGTCTCTCTCCTGCGTCGAAGCTGGAGCTGACGACCGAAATGGACTACCGGCGGGTGGATCCCGACATGGGACGGCTCAGGTCGGTGGCCCTCGACGTCCGCCCCGATATCAAGAGCCGGCGGGCGGCCTTGTCGCAACGGGAGGCGGATCTCAAACTGGCCAAAGCCTTTCGGGTTCCGGATGTGACGATCGGCGCAGGCTATTCGGTGCAGGGCTCACGAGGTCCCGACAACCAGCAGATGGGGATCCTGAATCTCGGTGTGCCCCTGCCGTTGTTCAATCGTAACCAGGGCGGGATCGTCCAGGCTGAAGTCGGCGTGCAGTCGGCGCAGGCGGAATTGGATCGCACGGTCAACCAGGTGGAAAACCAGGTGGATGTGGCCTATCAGAATCTGCTCCAGAGTCGCCGGCTGGTGGAAGCCTATCTGGCGGGAGTGCTGGAAGACGCCCGCTCCACCTTCACCATCGTCGAGCGCGCCTATGAACGGGGAGGCGCCACCATCCTGGATCTCCTCGATGCGGCGCGGACGTCCCGTACGATCCAACAGAATTTCATCGAGGCCCTCTTTTCCTATCAGCGGAACCTGTTCCAATTGGAGAGTTCGGTCGGGCAGGAGATCTCCTCATGATCACTGGCGTGCGATCGGTCGTAGCGGTAGCCGTGGCGCTGTCGCTGTGTGCCTGCAGTCAAACGCAAGAGCCGGCCTCTTCGAAGCCTCCCGTGACTCCGGAACCTGTTGCCGTTCAGCCTCCGTCGCAGTCCACCGGACAGATTGAGACGGCCGTGGTGGATTTCAAACCGATCCAGCCCGAGCTGGTCCTGGTGGGAAAGGTCGCCTACGGGGAAGACCGGTACTCCAAAATTTCCTCTCCACTACAAGGACGGGTGGTGGAGGTGCGAGCCAAGCTGGGCGATCGCGTGGAGGCAGGCGCGACGTTGCTGGTGATCGACAGTTCCGATATTACTGCCGCCTATTCGGAGTTCGTGAAAGAAGCTTCGGAGTTGGAGTACTCCACCCGGGCGCAGGAGCTTGCGAAGGAATTGTTTGCGACCAAGGCCTTGGCCCTGAAAGATCTCAAGCAGGCCGAGAACGATTTGATCAAAGCGCGCGCGGAATTCCGGCGGGCGAAGGAACGCCTGTTGTCCCTGCGCATTCCTGCTCAAGAGTTGGAGAAGCCCCTCGCCCAACAGCGTATTACCTCACGCTTCGAGATGAAGAGTCCCCTGACCGGTACCGTCGTCGAGCGGGCCGTGACCCCGGGGCAGTCCGTCGGAAGCGATGCCGGCCAGGTCTTGTTCACGGTGGCCGATCTGGATCGGTTGCAGGTCGTGGCCGATGTCTACGAACGGGACCTCGCCTTGGTGAAGGTCAGCCAGGTCGGGCGGATCAATGTGGAAGCCTATCCGGGGACCGACTTTGCCTCCGTCGTGGCCTCGATCGGAGATGTCGTCGATCCGAACACCCGCACGATCAAGGTTCGAGCCTGGGTCGACAATCGGGAGCAGCGTCTGAAACCGGAGATGTTCGCGCGGCTGAGATTGGACGTCGGCGACGCCACGCCGTTCCTCACGATTCCCAAGGAAGCGGTCGTCGAGATCGACGGCAAACATTTCGTCTATCTGGTGGACGCTCCCAATCACTATGAGAAACGCGAAGTGGTGGTCTCCAATGTGTCCAGCGGACAGGTCCGCATTCTGGAGGGACTGACGTCCGGCCAGCGCATCGTCATCAAGGGCGCAGTGCTGGTGAAGGGGCAGGCGGCGAAGTAATGATCGAGGTCATGCTCATGTGCTCTCGCCTCCCCCAGAGGTATTCCGCCTCATGATTGTCCGTATCGTCGAGCTTTCCCTCGTTCAGCGGTTCCTGATCTGCGCGCTGGGCTTTAGTCTCCTCTTCGGCGGGCTCTATGCCTTTCAACAACTCGACATCGTCGCCTATCCGGATCCATCGCCTCCGATGGTGGAGGTGATCACGCAATTTCCCGGCTGGTCCGCGGAAGAGATCGAGCGGCAAATCACGATTCCCATCGAGGTGGCCTTAAATGGCATGCCGGGTCTCACCGATATCCGTTCGCTGTCGATCTTCGGGTTGAGCGACGTGAAGATCTATTTCGATTTCGGGACGCAATATTTCTTCGACCGGCAGGAAGTCATCAATCGCCTGGCCACGGTCAGTCTGCCTCAAAACGTGCAGCCGGCCTTGTCTCCCTGGTGGGCGATTGCGGAGATCTACCGCTATGAACTGGCCGGAGACGGGAAGACGAGTCT encodes:
- a CDS encoding TolC family protein, with translation MLHFRDRRRVGPCLSALVLRAWLAVGLLVFFAIGGGLAQAAESTSPPPLPFSPPVVRLNLSEAMALFLRQNLDLLIAKYGIESSKGQQITARLFPNPVAQLGNVASFTQGNTLAKTGALTMQVQQLFELAGKRGYRIESAGFGVQSAEADFEDAVRQLGFTIKDAYYRVLVAQRRLSLAEENRDRFARILDVNTIRFKKGYIAEVDLIRIRLQVVDFQAQVIEAIQEGESARADLRQLLRLSPASKLELTTEMDYRRVDPDMGRLRSVALDVRPDIKSRRAALSQREADLKLAKAFRVPDVTIGAGYSVQGSRGPDNQQMGILNLGVPLPLFNRNQGGIVQAEVGVQSAQAELDRTVNQVENQVDVAYQNLLQSRRLVEAYLAGVLEDARSTFTIVERAYERGGATILDLLDAARTSRTIQQNFIEALFSYQRNLFQLESSVGQEISS
- a CDS encoding spermidine/putrescine ABC transporter substrate-binding protein, which translates into the protein MSLWGLCLLWLAGALSSCGQSAGSDSAQSGPVLHYFTWSDYVGPELIQEFERREGVKVVIDTFSSNEELLAKLQSGATGYDVAVPSDFMVAIMIQQGLLSELDPQALPNASFLEPHLQALPFDPERRYSIPYLWGSVGIGYDSAVIPTPPDSWAILWDERYKGRISMLNDQREVFGAVLRSMGQSMNSTDPQVIEAAKERLLQQKPLVKTYTSDHYDQLLASGEVVLAHAWGGPVARAMVERPSIRYVVPKEGATLWADCLVVLRTAPQKQLAMRFINYLMEPHVAARTSERLHFASASRSARELVNASTRDNPAVYPPFDQLDRLEWMKDVGRGIRLYDRAWTELKMQ
- a CDS encoding ABC transporter permease, which codes for MRRGSIGLSLVSGLAMLFLYGPILVLVLYSFNAAHLSMAWRGTTLKWYAALWHDEALLAATANSLLIAVVSTIGATLLGGLMALGMERMPLRRQQLIEGGLVLPLVIPEVMMGVALMLLFVMFKMPLGLTTVMLGHIVFNIPLVTIMIRTRLRKLDPALREAAADLGADSWQVFRHVTLPLLRPAIWGAVLVAFTVSLDDFLVTFFTAGPGATTLPLKVYSMIKSGVTPEINALSALLLVMSMACVALSLHLQRREV
- a CDS encoding efflux RND transporter periplasmic adaptor subunit — its product is MITGVRSVVAVAVALSLCACSQTQEPASSKPPVTPEPVAVQPPSQSTGQIETAVVDFKPIQPELVLVGKVAYGEDRYSKISSPLQGRVVEVRAKLGDRVEAGATLLVIDSSDITAAYSEFVKEASELEYSTRAQELAKELFATKALALKDLKQAENDLIKARAEFRRAKERLLSLRIPAQELEKPLAQQRITSRFEMKSPLTGTVVERAVTPGQSVGSDAGQVLFTVADLDRLQVVADVYERDLALVKVSQVGRINVEAYPGTDFASVVASIGDVVDPNTRTIKVRAWVDNREQRLKPEMFARLRLDVGDATPFLTIPKEAVVEIDGKHFVYLVDAPNHYEKREVVVSNVSSGQVRILEGLTSGQRIVIKGAVLVKGQAAK